Below is a genomic region from Candidatus Chlorobium masyuteum.
CATGTTTCTGGCGCTTGCCGCATCTTTGTTTGTTCCCGACCTTGTGCGCTATCACTACGGGGGAAGCTTTTATCTCCTTCCTCCCCGATACTGGATAGGTCTTTCGGTTCTGCCCTGGATATTTTTAAGCTATGTGTTTGATATGGTCTCCACCAATCTCTCTGCAGGTCTGCTTATTACCGGCAATACCCGTTATCTGCCTGTTGTAACCTTTTCAGGGGCTGCGGTGACCGCCCTTTGCTGCTGGTGGCTCATTCCTCTCGGCGGTATGGATGGAGCCGCCTATGCTATTGTTGCCGGTACATTAACGATGTGCCTTGTCATGGCATGGTACTCACTGAGGCTCTTTCCTGTCAGCCATGACTGGCTCAAGCTGGGCCTCTTTCTTGCTGCGGGCGTTGCCCTGGCCTGGTTTCAGAGCATGTTTCCATCCGCTGTACCTCTGGCAGGTTCGGCAATTGTGTTTAACGCCGGACTGCTCCTTCTCTATCTTGTCTGTGCCGTGCTGCTCTTTCGTGAAGAGGCCGCACTTGTTGCCATCCGGGTGAGGGGGAAATTCGGGAGGTAGCGTTATCTCGGGCCGCCCTGACCTTCGGGATGAAACCGCCCCTGACCTGTCGGGTGGTTGAAGCCCCCTCGTTCTCTACTGCCGGAGAATCTTCTTGTGGCGATACGATCAAGTACTTTTTTAAGTGAATCCCGCTGTTCCGGCTTGCATATTTTGGCCAGCTCATGAAAATGAAGGGCAAGCTCTCTCTCTATGGAAGCCTGGTGCGAACCGATTTTGGCGGCCAGAGTCGAGATCTTTCCACTGTCAGGCTTATCATTCAGAGCCTCTTCCACCAGTTGTTTTTTCAGCACGCCGATCGCCTCCATATCCGGCTGTACGTTACGGAAATGTTTCTGGCGGAGCTGCTGGAAACTGACGGTTTGCGATTCACTCAGACCAAGCGGCAGAGTAAAGGGATTCTGACGATGGAATTGGCGGGTTCCGGTGCCGGCTGGTTGCAAGGTGCAGCTGTTCTGCCGCCAGAGAAATCCCAACAGGGCGATATTGAGCAGCACAAGAAAAACGACCAGTGTTGTGACAACTCTCTTTGAAGTAAGAAAATTCATGGTATCATCAAATCAGGTTGCCCGGGAATTGACGTTACATTCCCGGGGGAAAATCAGGAGCCGGTCTGCTTACAGGCACTTCGTGCCGCAATTGCCGCGCATCGGACGACTCTCGGTCATCTTCTGCATTTCAATGCGCTGTGACGGGCTCAGTATTGAACCAACTTCTGAGATATGGCGGCTTTTAAGGCGTGCGAGCTCTGCATG
It encodes:
- a CDS encoding Spy/CpxP family protein refolding chaperone is translated as MNFLTSKRVVTTLVVFLVLLNIALLGFLWRQNSCTLQPAGTGTRQFHRQNPFTLPLGLSESQTVSFQQLRQKHFRNVQPDMEAIGVLKKQLVEEALNDKPDSGKISTLAAKIGSHQASIERELALHFHELAKICKPEQRDSLKKVLDRIATRRFSGSRERGGFNHPTGQGRFHPEGQGGPR